In bacterium, the following are encoded in one genomic region:
- the metG gene encoding methionine--tRNA ligase, producing the protein MGKVTGEILMGKFYITTAIDYVNSLPHIGTAYEKITADCIARAKRILGYDVRFSMGTDEHSINVKKKAVEAGLSPREFCDRMAAQFEEFWGKLSISYDNFIRTTEDRHIIGVTELFKRIDAAGDIYTSDYRGWYCEGCEAFIQEKDLVDGNCPNHRTRPAWIEETNYFFRLSRYGQPLLDIIRKNPDFIRPVSRRNEIVKLIEGGLDDISVSRSGFDWGIPLPGDPTHVVYVWFDALINYISGLGFGGEDESLFDRYWPADLHIIGKDITRFHCVIWPAMLMSAGLPVPQSIFGHGFIYHRGEKMSKSLGNVVSPLDIADTYGADPLRFFLLREVVHGLDGDFTFERFIERYNSDLANDLGNLVSRTIAMIHRYRDGILPLDAIAGGYLFPRRFSDVADKWKETIERYELSIACDIVMDYVREANRFIEDRAPWKLAKDPAHKDELDKVLCDLASVIVGTAILLSPYIPDTSRKIREAFGCSATPGEFPLGTGDDMVFIPSGTEIQQINVLFPRIEEKKQMSEKEKEPSSESSTPSEEEYVSIEDFVKLDIRVGTVMTAEKVENSSKLLRLKIDDGRGGRTILAGIAKNYSPDELVGRQVSFIANLQPRKMMGEYSHGMVLAAVDGDNVMVLHPSGTVTPGTKVS; encoded by the coding sequence ATGGGAAAGGTTACAGGCGAAATACTGATGGGGAAATTCTATATTACGACGGCGATTGATTATGTGAACAGTTTGCCGCATATCGGTACGGCATATGAAAAGATAACCGCCGACTGCATCGCACGGGCAAAACGGATTTTGGGGTATGATGTCCGGTTTTCGATGGGAACGGACGAGCATTCGATCAATGTCAAAAAAAAAGCTGTCGAGGCCGGCCTTTCTCCCCGTGAATTCTGTGACCGTATGGCGGCGCAGTTCGAAGAATTCTGGGGAAAACTCTCCATTTCTTATGACAATTTCATCAGAACGACCGAAGACCGTCATATTATCGGCGTCACCGAGCTTTTTAAAAGGATTGATGCTGCCGGAGATATTTATACCTCCGATTACAGGGGTTGGTACTGCGAGGGATGCGAAGCGTTCATACAGGAAAAAGACCTGGTGGACGGCAACTGCCCGAACCACAGGACCAGGCCCGCCTGGATCGAGGAGACCAACTACTTTTTCAGGCTTTCACGGTATGGGCAGCCGCTGCTCGATATAATCCGTAAAAACCCAGATTTCATAAGGCCTGTCAGCAGACGCAACGAAATCGTGAAGCTCATCGAAGGGGGGCTCGATGATATCAGTGTATCACGTTCCGGCTTCGATTGGGGGATACCGCTCCCCGGCGACCCGACCCACGTGGTTTATGTCTGGTTCGATGCCCTTATCAACTATATTTCCGGTCTGGGCTTCGGGGGGGAAGATGAAAGTCTTTTCGATCGGTACTGGCCCGCCGATCTCCATATTATCGGTAAAGACATCACCCGTTTTCACTGTGTCATATGGCCGGCGATGCTCATGAGCGCCGGACTGCCGGTTCCGCAGTCGATTTTCGGGCACGGTTTCATTTATCACCGCGGCGAGAAAATGTCAAAAAGTCTCGGCAATGTGGTTTCCCCGCTCGATATTGCCGACACATACGGTGCCGATCCTCTCAGGTTCTTCCTCCTCAGGGAGGTGGTGCATGGACTGGACGGCGATTTTACCTTTGAACGGTTTATCGAGCGGTATAACAGCGACCTCGCCAATGATCTCGGCAACCTTGTGAGCCGCACCATCGCCATGATTCACCGTTACCGCGATGGCATACTTCCGCTCGATGCCATAGCGGGGGGATATCTTTTCCCCCGGCGTTTTTCGGATGTTGCCGATAAATGGAAGGAAACCATCGAGCGGTATGAACTATCGATTGCCTGCGATATCGTGATGGACTATGTCCGTGAGGCCAACAGATTTATCGAAGACAGGGCGCCATGGAAGCTTGCGAAGGATCCCGCGCATAAGGATGAGCTGGATAAAGTGCTGTGTGATCTTGCCTCGGTCATAGTCGGCACAGCGATACTCCTCTCTCCCTATATACCGGATACCTCCCGGAAAATCCGCGAGGCTTTCGGATGTTCCGCAACTCCGGGCGAGTTTCCCCTGGGAACGGGCGATGATATGGTTTTTATACCGTCCGGTACTGAAATACAGCAGATTAATGTACTGTTTCCACGAATAGAAGAGAAAAAGCAAATGTCCGAAAAAGAAAAGGAACCTTCTTCCGAATCCTCGACCCCGTCCGAAGAAGAGTACGTATCGATTGAGGATTTCGTGAAGCTTGATATCCGGGTCGGAACTGTGATGACCGCCGAAAAGGTGGAGAATTCATCGAAGCTCCTCCGTCTGAAAATCGATGATGGCAGGGGAGGCAGGACGATTCTTGCCGGAATCGCCAAAAATTATTCACCCGATGAGCTCGTGGGCAGACAGGTTTCGTTTATCGCAAACCTCCAGCCGCGTAAAATGATGGGCGAGTATTCTCATGGCATGGTGCTGGCTGCTGTGGATGGCGACAATGTGATGGTTCTTCACCCGAGCGGCACTGTAACGCCCGGTACGAAAGTGAGTTGA